In Triticum urartu cultivar G1812 chromosome 6, Tu2.1, whole genome shotgun sequence, the following proteins share a genomic window:
- the LOC125512161 gene encoding uncharacterized protein LOC125512161 codes for MRRRFGVKMNPKAATPILLLLLLVGCHVFSAHGDDAEGSGGGRRELGEGGGSGRKAQVAGLCVDSPCDADPNRTCFCCTRLANEPCYDTLRQCFSVCPNCNFPFCPPPAASAGRRTRFVLTPASA; via the exons ATGCGCCGCAGGTTCGGGGTGAAGATGAATCCCAAGGCAGCCACGCCCATCTTGCTCCTCCTGCTTCTTGTTGGATGCCACGTGTTCTCCGCACACG GTGATGACGCCGAGGGATCGGGCGGCGGTCGCCGTGAGCTAGGCGAGGGCGGCGGCAGCGGCCGCAAGGCTCAGGTCGCCGGGTTGTGCGTCGACAGCCCGTGCGACGCGGACCCGAACCGGACATGCTTCTGCTGCACGAGGCTGGCCAACGAGCCTTGCTACGACACGCTGAGGCAGTGCTTCAGCGTCTGCCCCAACTGCAACTTCCCCTTCTGCCCGCCGCCGGCGGCCTCAGCGGGCCGGCGTACTCGCTTCGTGTTAACTCCGGCGTCGGCGTGA